DNA sequence from the Tachysurus fulvidraco isolate hzauxx_2018 chromosome 1, HZAU_PFXX_2.0, whole genome shotgun sequence genome:
ATTGCTGACTCATCCACAGTGTCATATATTTTAGCACTTCCTACAGAAAACAGATGAAAGTCTCAGAAAAATACTAAAAGAAATTCattaaagatagaaataaaCAGTCATTGAGACAGTGTCTGACCAGCCTGAAGTGGTGTGTGTCCTGACTGAGAGTATTCAGCTCCTGACCAGTTCTGATTACGTTCTGGTGTCTCATTGGTTTTCTGCttttctagagagagagagagagagagagagagagagagagagagagagagagagagagagattctacaTCTGAACAGTGTCGTGTCTACATACTgacaaatacatatataattaaagAGAGTGTACAAAAAGGTCAATTATAcagtagaaacaaaaataattataagaCCAATAACTATATGTAtagcataatatatatatatatatatatatatatatatatatatatatatatatatatatatatatatatatatatatatataatattgaaattttaaaattttacatgtTGTGGGTTTATAACAATGTATTACATTACTATATAGTATTCACTACATtacagttaaaggtggggtgcacaatgtttgaaaaatgcttcagaaaactgagtcaggttGACTAACAAAACATatgtgtagccaattagcagaaaggggtgtgtcttgtcaatatgctgcaaagagagtgttcagtgcgcatgtctgacattagccgaaagcgattgaaacattgacatggcggatacctgccgttacagtacctctgcctcgggttataggtgttgaacgtcgtcttctgCGTGAAACGgggctaaacctttcacggtacaacacacagtactacaaaaacacatttgacctgtattaccataatattactcattgagttaatttattgataaaaaatatcccctcgacCAGCTGCCTCAGCAGGTTCCGTCATAATAGTTCGTGggttgcatatgtatgtgtggggcggagctatcaaaacagggttgacacccatttgggttaggggcgtgtttgttttggtgatttcagatgccaacattggctttcaaacattgtgcaccccacctttaatagtTCTATATTTAGtatgtgaaaatatattttatattttttagaatCTACACAGAATTTAAACTATTTCTTGCACTGTCACCAGATTCATGTCTCATAGTATAATATTGACTTCAAGATCTTTTCATCAACACTTAGATATTGTTTACCTTTACTTATTGTCCATGATTATGTGATACATCAGAATTTGCTTTATTCTTTTGCAATTCTGGGTATATTCTACATAACATAGCTAATGTAGTAATctgacctttttttcttttgtaggaCCACAGCAGCATCATTAAGATCAGAAAAGCGATGAACAAAAATCCCAAACCCACAACCAGTCCTAATGTTCGATCATTGGATATAGGACCTAAGACTGATaagaaaaagagcagaattTCAGCAATTAAACATAGaaaggagaataaaaaaaaaaaattctcaaatggtttctcacatctgactgagacccagcttttcaatgactctcctctctctgggtgttCACAGTGGTAGACACCTTCATCTGATTTTGACACAGTTtggatgatcatctctcctgtagaCTTTTTCTGGAGAACTGATccatctttatagaaatcagCTCGGAGGTTTGAGGGATTTGAGTTGTGATATAAACAGCGTAGAGTCAGAGGatgtccctcagtcacaggatggacaggactctccaggatcacatcaccatctagAACACAGAAAATAACTAACTGGAAAATCCACACACTATGATGTGTctttagaaaataattaaagttcTCTAATTTATCTGTGTACAAACCCTCTATATATGGCTGATCCCAGCAGTACCGGACCACTCCTTCTATCTACCTTAGGTATTCAGCTCTGTCATAGTCAGTGCCGTTTACATTCCACCTCAATCGGACATTGACACTGCAGTATGGGACTTACAAGAGACACTAACGCTACAAAAAACACAGCATCTGGATGCTGCACTCATTGTGGTGGGAGACTTAAACCTTAAACATGCACTACCAAACTATCAGCAGCACATCACTTGCCCCACCAGGGGCGAAAGGAGACTGGACCACTTAACACACCATTTAAGAACAGCTACAAGGCACAATCACGTCCACCGTTTGGGAAATCGGACCATGCCTCCATCTTCCTCATGCCTGTTTACAAGCAAAGGCTGAAACAGGAAGCTCCAGTTCAGAGAGAGGTCGCGCTGCAGGATGCTCTAGATGAAGCAGACTGGGACATGTTCTGGCGCAGCTCTGAAGACATCAACATGTTAACGGAAGCGGTTGTGGGATTCATCGGGAAAGTAACAGACAATACGGTGCAGAAAACCACCATAAGAAGGTTTCTCAACAAGAAGCCGTAGGTAGATAAAATCATCCGTGATGCCCTGAGATCCCGCTCTGCTGCCTACAACACGAGGCTTGTCACCGGGGACATGGAGGAGTACAAGCCTGTCTTACAGTGTGTGCAGAGCAGTGAAGGAAGCAAAGCGGCGCTACGGAAGGAAACTAGAGTCACAGTTCCAACATTGTGGCTCtaggagcctgtggcagggacTGAGGAACATCCCAGACTATAGAACACCAGCTTCTAGAATAGGGAGTATGGAAGATTCTCTGGCAGACAAGCTAAACATCTTTTACGCTCGCTTCAAGGCTGCAGCTAACCAATGTTAGCGGTGCTAGTGGCACAAACAGCATGCAcgctgagagagctggagagatAAACACGTTCATCATCTCGGAGCATGACGTGAGGAGGGCATTCAGGAGAGTGAACACCAGGAAGGCAGCATGACCAGACGGCATCACAGGTCGGGTTCTGAAATCCTGCACTGACCAGATAGCACTGgtgttcactgagatattcaacctcTCACTGGAACAGTCCGTTGTCCCCTCGTGCTTCAAACAGTCCACCAATGTTCTTGTCCTAAAGAAAACCCCAGCCTGCCTGCCTCAACGACTACTGCCCTGTAGCTCTGacctcagtagtgatgaagtgcttcgagagaCTTGTTAGAGATTTCCCcactgcatcactaccagacacactggatccatGACAGTTCGCATACTACCAGAACCGCTCTACTGAGGACGCCACtgctcatcttctccacaccacgatgagccacctggactgcagaaaagggaattatgcaaATATGCTGTTTGTGAACTACAGTTCAGCGTTTAAAaccataattccctccacgCTCACCTCTGTTTGAGGTCCAGGGACTCAGCCTGCCGCTGTGTCAATGaatctccaacttcctgacagacagaccacaaacCGTACGAGCAGGCAAACACACCTCAACCACCCTCATCCTTAGCACTGGAGCTctccagggttgtgttctgagccccctgctaaagactttctacaccggCACCATTGAGAGCCtcctgacgggtagcatcacttcctggttcgggaacagcaccatgcaggacaggcgggccctccagagggtggtgcagTCAGCTGAATGTACCAACCACACTGAGCTCcatgacctgcaggacatctacagccgTGGTGCTagaccagagccaggaagattataaaggagaatgaggagaatgttcttcctgcaggccattCAGAgtctaaaccaggaaacacccaggatctagaactggacctctctctccatcttcactgtttttctgcacaccttttttgcactgaaaCTTTAACTCTGAACTGTCACTTTACCTCTGGACTTgtacagtgccactttatacactcaatgcacaccatactgcacatggacactttaaggacaatcattaaaaaaacagacatttatgtatatgtatatttatgtgtatgtataacacagtgtgtttgtttttgtatagtgTATACTTTTCAATTTATCTATgtccttttggttttggtttattttttattctaaattgcattcctttttatCCTTATATACTGGACagttgcaaaaagcatttcaatgcatgtcgtaccctgtatgaatgtgtatgttcattcattcattcattttctaccgcttatccgaacaagcttggatcacggggagcctgtgcctatctcaggtgtcattggacatcaaggcaggatacaccctggacggagtgccaacccatcgcagggcgcacacacattctcattcactcacacactacggacaattttccggagatgccaatcaacctaccatgcatgtctttggaccggggaggaaactggagtacccggaggaaacccccgaggcacagggagtacatgcaaactccacgcacacaaggcggaggtgggaatcaaacccccaaccctggaggtgtgaggcaaatgtgctaaccactaagccaccatgccccccttttatgtgtatgtgacaaatacaatttgatttgatttgacttttgatttgaatttatatagaaataaattataGTTGTTCAATCTAAAtcttaagaaaatgtttttgtctttatgaaCAGTTTCTCCCAAGTGAAATCTCAGAATTCTAAATATTCTGTATTGAatcttttcccttttcctttaacattaaacacactacatgaagactcaccatgcactgtgatgttgacaggattactgttttctccagattcagacacacaccagtaaactccagtgtaggatgtggagaggaagctgatggtacatgtagatcctgtaactgatccccagtgtgaacaatctaacactctctcagtgtgtgtgtatcgtctcactgtccatccGGTAGACTTACTCTcgtcctcacagctcagtgagagagagtcattagtaaagtgttgagttctgctggGATTGATGACCAGAGAGACTGGAGGAGATTCACCTTAAACAGAATAGAGctatttaaaatggtaaaaagaAAGTAATGAGTTAGAACACTCTCATGGGACACGGGTATAAAGGAGAACCAAATGCAGgacagctaaaataaacagtatttattaactaaaaagaCACGAGACACAGACTAGACAAGACAAAGACAACGGAGGATTCCGTGCAGCGCAAGGCAATGaggctcaactaaatactaatcacaACAATCAACACATGTGGAACAGGTGTGTATaggcagggaggaagagacaaagatggggcagacatgtgacacaaaacaaacaaaagcacgtggccaaagtccggacTGATTTAATTCTTTTACAGGATTCAATTGCAAATGATTAGACAATTATAGCAATCAAATGAGCCAATGCACaggattatgattatgattttataccataaatatatttacctcctatttgtatctgtatctgtttagaagACATTTTCTGAAGACATTATCTCTGAATAATTTATGTGTACTTGGTCACATACAGAATGTTTACCTGCTCtgacttttaataaaatcctCCTTCACTGAAATCCTCAACCATGTCCTGAGTCATATATATGTGTATCATACACATACTTTATAACCTAATTATACACATGATTGAATAAATACTGCATTAATCTGAGGTTACATTCACACTTTTAAAGTCTACACTTCAACACAACAGTTCATTTTCCTCACCAGTGATCCATAGTGGCTGTAgattgctgtactgtgtgtaaaaggctggttctcctctctctcctctgcacatataagctcctgtgtgtttaagagtagcaggactgagagtgtagttgcctccagatcctctgctgctgtctgagaggAGATCCACATACACCATATAgccatgattattatttattccagtTAATCCGTCTCTGTAGGGAACAACTGTGTACCAGCTGAATGTCCAGTCTGTAGAGGAGTCTGTAAcctcacagcttagagtcactgagtctccttcagtcagccagctgtgtggagatacactcagtactgtctgtggtctctctgttacacaggAAATACAAGATGATGTTTATCTAGTTTTAGTTAATACAAAGTAAGAATTttcatgcacattttcacctgacacactcacctgatacagtcagtgtaataaCATCACTGGAGTGTGAGGAGCGTGagcctcctctctctgttcctctacaggtgtatgtacctgtgtgggtcacttcaacaccactgatactgtacacctgttcaCTACTGACAGGTCTGTGTGAAGTATCTTTATACCAGCTGTACTGCCAGCTAGAGACACTTTCATCCTGTATGTCACAtctcagagtgacggtgtctccaatgtagacggagctctgaggattcactctcGCAGTCGGTTTGGGTCTTACTGTTGAAAccaaatgataaattatttgtaCAAAAATAGTTGTTTATCTAAATAATTTGTCCAAATTCCACCAGTTTTCAGCTGAAATGAAAAACTATAATCATGATTACAGCATGGGACAGGTTTTGTGTAgcagttcatgtttttttaattacagtaagtttgtgtttatcctgtaacactttataacattttgtgtagatgaagttattattctgttcaatatatattttgtgtttagaCTGAAATGAACAGAATATAATTCTTCTTTTAACAAagtttaagtaataaaacaacatGTCTAACCATGTTATatagttatttttttccactatggagtacagattattttaaatcatcatGTGCCAttgattataatttaatttattaatgaatgacacaCTGAAATtttcatccatttatagtttttattatatttttcatccattttacTTTACTATATACTGTTTTGGAAAGTCCACAAAAATATTTCCTGTTCTTGTCACATCAGATACAAGTGTAGAAGTTAATTTATTCAGATAGAAATAAGAAATTATAAAACTCTGAAACTCTCAGAaatgatgcaaaaacaaacactagatCAGGACATCTGCagactaaacacacagcagtaacaacagttacaagacaaatacagggTAAAACAAAGGGGTTTAAATACACTGACAAATCAAGGGTTAAAGTGAAAACAGGTTAGAATAATCCAGATACATTAGAACAACAACCAATGCCAGGACAGGGGTGGAGACAAGAcatgaatcagaacaaaaacccacatgacaacataaacaaaaacacaacagaaacaggtcAATATATATGTGCTGGTTTGCCCTCAGACGTGTCGAAAATATCTTTAACAGTTCTCATACGTTTTCTCAccaagatttaatttaatctatattttaatatataaatataataaacacagaaccACAAAATATAAACCTTTCTTTCCTGAAGAAGTTTTTGGATCTCACCAGCCAGAAATGAAAAATACTTGAAAACATGTATTTCAAGATTATTGTGAAATTTATGGAATTAAGAAAGAAGTACAAAATAATTAAGCAATAATGTTTACGCCTTCTAACCAACTTGtaatgaaaagaggaaaaaatcatgacataccTCTCACTGTAATCTTGACAGGATCACTGAAGTCTGTGTAGTAGATGTTTCTCCTGC
Encoded proteins:
- the LOC113633983 gene encoding B-cell receptor CD22-like — encoded protein: MELSSLPVMLLLISLIPAPQAQGSPKAVVSIKPDTHVFTRETVTLRCDIQGGGDIQWTYSWKKNNYKPNTDEKVRIYINNTMQMLIIRSVEDTDSGTYTCRGHGRDSQRSETSDVVTLTVSAKPKSAVRVIPQSSVYTGDTITLSYELQQGTEWEFYWYQNNQPLEILSSKQEKTLKVTVENVGESEYKCCAGRRNYYSYYYNSYYYDYHTELSDPVKITVRVKPKPTVRVNPQSSVYTGDTVTLSCELQQGTGWEFQWNKNNQLLQNLNSVKVNTLNVTIGNAGETEYKCRARRRNIYYTDFSDPVKITVRVRPKPTARVNPQSSVYIGDTVTLRCDIQDESVSSWQYSWYKDTSHRPVSSEQVYSISGVEVTHTGTYTCRGTERGGSRSSHSSDVITLTVSERPQTVLSVSPHSWLTEGDSVTLSCEVTDSSTDWTFSWYTVVPYRDGLTGINNNHGYMVYVDLLSDSSRGSGGNYTLSPATLKHTGAYMCRGERGEPAFYTQYSNLQPLWITGESPPVSLVINPSRTQHFTNDSLSLSCEDESKSTGWTVRRYTHTERVLDCSHWGSVTGSTCTISFLSTSYTGVYWCVSESGENSNPVNITVHDGDVILESPVHPVTEGHPLTLRCLYHNSNPSNLRADFYKDGSVLQKKSTGEMIIQTVSKSDEGVYHCEHPERGESLKSWVSVRCPSCVEAPFSLLMLICSVVTASPYLLVTTILLLICYRARAHTDEDRIENAVIEE